A DNA window from Aspergillus nidulans FGSC A4 chromosome V contains the following coding sequences:
- a CDS encoding uncharacterized protein (transcript_id=CADANIAT00003071), with product MDTNQPVVDIVDIDGVVDIGSSSPEIEEHRIPIPLTNAKTSPLTTLHIEYIDDLPEYPTSHFQGYTYVVASRGRSQAEMEQIAHELLSA from the exons ATGGATACTAACCAGCCAgttgttgatattgttgatattgatggtGTTGTGGATATTGGGAGCTCTAGCCCGGAAATCGAG GAACATAGGATCCCGATTCCCCTAACCAATGCGAAAACATCTCCTCTTACAACACTCCATATTGAGTATATTGATGATCTGCCGGAGTATCCAACTAGCCATTTTCAAGGATATACCTATGTTGTTGCATCAAGAGGACGCTCACAGGCTGAAATGGAGCAGATTGCACATGAA TTACTAAGCGCTTAG